In Triticum aestivum cultivar Chinese Spring chromosome 5B, IWGSC CS RefSeq v2.1, whole genome shotgun sequence, the following proteins share a genomic window:
- the LOC123113787 gene encoding putative chloride channel-like protein CLC-g yields MASTAPPREDLITEDDEQRPPLTRPLLHRSATNNISQVAMVGSKACPIESLDYEIIENDLFDQNWRTRAKADQVRYVVLKWTFCFAIGIITGVVGFLINLAVENVAGFKHAAVSSLMESSSYWTAFWVFAGANLALLLFASAITASVSPAAGGSGIPEVKAYLNGVDAPNIFSLRTLAVKVIGNIAAVSSSLHVGKAGPMVHTGACIAAIFGQGGSRRYGLTWRWLRYFKNDRDRRDLVTIGAGAGVSAAFRAPVGGVLFALESLSSWWRSALIWRSFFTTAVVAVVLRLFVELCGTGRCGMFGKGGLIMYDVSTMFEDLMTYHLKDIPIVVLIGVIGAVLGAFYNFLMMQVLRVYSVVNERGRAHKLLLAAAVSVLTSCCVFGMPWFAPCRPCPVAGPNGACGSLNKFRRFHCPPDHYNDLASLMLNINDDAIRNLYATGTNDVYHPGSMLAFFLASYALGVLSYGVVAPSGLFVPIILTGATYGRLVAMLLGRHSGLDHGLVAILGSASFLGGTLRMTVSVCVIIVELTNNLLLLPLVMLVLLISKTVADSFNASIYDLIVRLKGLPYLDGHAEPYMRQLSVGDVVVGPLRSFNGVEKVGHIMHVLRTTGHHAFPVIDEPPFATAPVLYGLVLRAHLLVLLRKREFLPAQERYPKEYSIAARFEAQDFDKRGSGKQDTVDGVELSPEEMEMYVDLHPFTNASPYTVVETMSLAKALILFREVGLRHLLVVPKACDRSPVVGILTRHDFMPEHILGLHPVLLGGKWKRLRWHKAAVAKYFRDLIVRLANCG; encoded by the exons ATGGCGTCCACGGCTCCTCCGCGGGAGGACCTCATCACGGAGGACGACGAGCAGCGGCCGCCCCTCACGCGGCCCCTCCTCCACCGCAGCGCCACCAACAACATCTCCCAGGTGGCCATGGTCGGCTCCAAGGCCTGCCCCATCGAGAGCCTCGACTACGA GATCATCGAGAACGACCTGTTCGACCAGAACTGGCGGACGAGGGCCAAGGCGGACCAGGTCCGGTACGTGGTCCTCAAATGGACCTTCTGCTTCGCCATCGGGATCATCACCGGCGTCGTCGGCTTCCTCATCAACCTCGCCGTCGAGAACGTCGCCGGCTTCAAGCACGCCGCCGTCTCATCCCTCATGGAATCCAGCAG CTACTGGACGGCCTTCTGGGTGTTCGCCGGCGCGAACCTGGCGCTGCTACTATTCGCGTCGGCGATCACGGCGTCGGTGTCGCCGGCGGCCGGCGGGTCGGGGATCCCGGAGGTGAAGGCGTACCTCAACGGCGTGGACGCGCCCAACATCTTCTCGCTCAGGACCCTCGCTGTCAAG GTCATCGGCAACATAGCCGCCGTGTCATCGTCGCTGCACGTCGGCAAGGCCGGGCCAATGGTGCACACGGGCGCGTGCATAGCCGCCATCTTCGGCCAGGGCGGGTCGCGCAGGTACGGCCTCACCTGGCGCTGGCTACGCTACTTCAAGAACGACCGCGACCGCCGCGACCTGGTCACcatcggcgccggcgccggtgtcAGCGCGGCGTTCCGCGCACCGGTCGGCGGCGTGCTCTTCGCTCTCGAGTCCCTCTCCTCGTGGTGGCGGAGCGCGCTGATCTGGCGCTCCTTCTTCacgacggcggtggtggcggtggtgctgCGGCTGTTCGTGGAGCTGTGCGGGACGGGGCGGTGCGGGATGTTCGGCAAGGGCGGGCTCATCATGTACGACGTGAGCACCATGTTCGAGGACCTCATGACGTACCACCTCAAGGACATCCCCATCGTCGTCCTCATCGGCGTCATCGGCGCCGTCCTCGGCGCCTTCTACAACTTCCTCATGATGCAGGTCCTCCGCGTCTACAGCGTCGTCAACGAGCGCGGCCGCGCGCACAAGCTGCTGCTGGCGGCGGCCGTGTCCGTCCTGACGTCGTGCTGCGTGTTCGGCATGCCGTGGTTCGCGCCGTGCCGGCCCTGCCCCGTCGCGGGGCCCAACGGCGCCTGCGGCTCCCTCAACAAGTTCCGGCGGTTCCACTGCCCGCCGGACCACTACAACGACCTGGCCAGCCTCATGCTCAACATCAACGACGACGCCATCCGCAACCTCTACGCCACCGGCACCAACGACGTCTACCACCCGGGCTCCATGctcgccttcttcctcgcctcctACGCGCTCGGCGTGCTCAGCTACGGCGTGGTGGCGCCGTCGGGGCTCTTCGTCCCCATCATCCTCACCGGCGCCACCTACGGCCGCCTGGTGGCGATGCTGCTGGGCAGGCACTCCGGCCTCGACCACGGCCTGGTGGCCATCCTCGGCTCGGCGTCCTTCCTGGGCGGCACGCTCCGCATGACGGTGTCCGTGTGCGTCATCATCGTGGAGCTGACCAACAACCTGCTCCTCCTGCCGCTGGTCATGCTCGTCCTGCTCATCTCCAAGACCGTCGCCGACTCCTTCAACGCCAGCATCTACGACCTCATCGTGCGCCTCAAGGGCCTGCCCTACCTCGACGGCCACGCTGAGCCCTACATGCGGCAGCTCAGCGTGGGCGACGTGGTGGTCGGGCCCCTACGGAGCTTCAACGGCGTCGAGAAGGTCGGCCACATCATGCACGTCCTCCGCACCACGGGCCACCACGCGTTCCCGGTCATCGACGAGCCGCCCTTCGCCACCGCGCCCGTGCTCTACGGCCTCGTGCTCAGGGCGCACCTCCTCGTGCTCCTCAGGAAGCGGGAGTTCCTGCCGGCGCAGGAGCGGTACCCCAAGGAGTACAGCATCGCGGCGAGGTTCGAGGCGCAGGACTTCGACAAGCGCGGCTCCGGCAAGCAGGACACGGTGGACGGcgtggagctgtcgccggaggagatGGAGATGTACGTGGACCTGCACCCGTTCACCAACGCCTCGCCATACACCGTCGTGGAGACCATGTCGCTGGCCAAGGCGCTCATCCTCTTCCGCGAGGTcggcctccgccacctcctcgtcGTGCCCAAGGCCTGCGAC AGGTCGCCGGTGGTGGGGATCCTGACGAGGCA